From one Lotus japonicus ecotype B-129 chromosome 3, LjGifu_v1.2 genomic stretch:
- the LOC130748032 gene encoding protein TIC 214, protein MKKLKNSFFLILKIVNERTKNFITTLKETSKRIIQSILKKVLFLNKKIKKLYNYLFLFRFKKIDELNQNKKNFPITKNNPIIYESTILIQAINKTNCSLTEKKIKAINAKTKKIIKKIERMTKENKGGFLISEINSNSKKTSSNTKGLELEKKILQILQRRNVQLTHKLYSFFKFLLNFMKKVYTDIFLCIVSVPRINVQFFLESTKKIINQSIYNKKTDEEIIDKINQSIIHFISIINKSSNTKNTNSAANSYEVSALSQAYVFLKISQIQVLNVYKYKFKYVFDYDGRSFFIKDEIKDYFFGIQGIIHSKLRHKNSPVSLKNQWTNWLKVHYQYDLSHSRWSRLVQKNLKNRINKHRLDQNKDLTKCDSYKKTQLIVSKNKKQQVDFLVNLLIQKKIKKQSRYDLLLYKFINYAEKKELSIYGYRSPFQANKKRAISYDYNTQKKEFFDRMDDISIKNYIAEDAIRYIEQNRDRKYFDWVVMDVKIQNNSISNLQFSFFF, encoded by the coding sequence atgaaaaaattgaaaaatagtttttttctaATTCTAAAAATTGTCAATGAAAGAACAAAAAACTTTATAACCACCTTAAAAGAAACATCAAAACGGATCATCCAAAGTATTCTTAAAAAAGTTCTATTcctaaacaaaaaaataaaaaaactctacaattatttatttctatttaggttcaaaaaaatagatgaattgaatcaaaacaaaaaaaatttcccAATCACTAAGAATAATCCAATAATTTATGAATCAACCATTCTAATTCAAGCTATTAATAAGACAAATTGTTCAttgacagaaaaaaaaataaaggccATAAATGCTAAGACAAAGAAAATcataaagaaaatagaaaggATGACAAAAGAAAATAAGGGTGGGTTTCTAATTTCAGAGATAAATAGTAATTCTAAGAAAACAAGTTCTAATACTAAAGGATTAGAATTAGAAAAAAAGATTTTGCAAATATTACAAAGAAGAAATGTTCAATTAACCCATAAATTGTAttccttttttaaatttttactgaattttatgaaaaaggTATACACTGATATATTTCTTTGTATCGTTAGTGTTCCTAGGATCAATGTACAATTTTTTCTtgaatcaacaaaaaaaattataaatcaatCCATTTACAATAAAAAAACAGATGAGGAAATAAttgataaaataaatcaaagtataattcattttatttcgATTATAAACAAATCTTCTAATACTAAAAATACAAATTCAGCGGCGAATTCTTATGAGGTATCCGCTTTGTCCCAGGCATatgtatttttaaaaatatcccAAATCCAAGTTCTTAACGTATATAAGTATAAATTCAAATATGTTTTTGACTATGACGGGAGATCGTTTTTTATTAAGGATGAAATAAAAGATTATTTTTTTGGAATACAAGGAATAATTCATTCCAAATTAAGACATAAGAACTCTCCCGTTTCTTTAAAGAATCAATGGACAAATTGGTTAAAGGTTCATTATCAATATGATTTATCTCATAGTAGATGGTCTCGATTAGTACAAAAAAACctgaaaaatagaataaataaacACCGTTTGGATCAAAATAAAGATTTAACCAAATGTGATTCATATAAAAAAACCCAATTAATTGtttccaaaaacaaaaaacaacaagTAGACTTTTTAGTAAACTtattaatacaaaaaaaaataaaaaaacaatctAGATATGATCTTTTGttatataaatttattaattatgCAGAGAAGAAAGAATTATCTATTTATGGATATAGATCGCCATTCCAAGCAAACAAAAAGCGAGCAATTTCTTATGATTACAACACGCAAAAAAAGGAATTCTTTGATAGAATGGACGATATCTCTATCAAAAATTATATAGCAGAAGATGCTATTCGTTATATCGAACAAAATCGGGATAGAAAGTATTTTGATTGGGTGGTAATGGAtgtaaaaatacaaaataattcTATATCGAATCttcaattttcgttttttttttaa